TCTGAAAATCTTCCTTTCTCTCCAGCTTTCCTTTTACGCTGAAATAGAACTTAATTTTGGGTTCTGTGCCGGAGGGCCTGATGGAAATTTTGGAACCATCGGCAAGCAGATACTGAATTACATCCGATTTTGGCAGTGCAATTGGCTCGGTTTTTCCTGAGGGCAGGTGGGTTGTTACCTGCGTGAGGTAATCGTGA
This genomic window from Bacteroidales bacterium contains:
- a CDS encoding phospho-sugar mutase → HDYLTQVTTHLPSGKTEPIALPKSDVIQYLLADGSKISIRPSGTEPKIKFYFSVKGKLERKEDFQKVTEQLKARIKDITKDLHIE